TAGTCTTCTTGGACTTCCGCGCAGGGTCTTTTGCCGAAACCTTTTTATGCCTGGTGCAGTGAAGCTCTGGTTTCTTTTGTTTGCGCCTCCTGTATTTGACTGTTTGACCATTTagctcttatttttttattgccttTTTCATGGTGCCTTTTTCTTGCTCGAGTTACTCTGGCACCATAGATTTTTGTGCTTAATGGCCTCTGTGATCCACTCAACAGCCattaaaagtatatttaatTTCACAGCTTCCTGCTGTTCTGCATTTTTGGGATCCAACCCACTACATAGCGTGACAgttagatcaggggtgcccaaactttttccactgagagtTGCAAACTGAAAATCGAAAGATGCACTGGGCCATTTTGAtaatgttttatgtatttttaaatattgtacTAACTATAACAATTTTGAATTTTAGATgcaatattattagtattatgaaGAAATGTTTATTATAAAATTGATActaaatatattgttatatcaatagtattttaaagtttatttcaatattttattgtatatattatgtatttatatttaacatatatatatttaaagacaaagcttgttagtatcaacatttcagttttttctttttaaatgttatattttgctctagttttcccccttttttttttttttttttttttagcacaaccCCTTCTAAGTCTCTTATTTGCTCTTCTCAGTTGTCGATATTTTTTGTaagtatttttataaatgtatttgtgaCACACAATACTGGATCATTCTTACCAACAAGGTCCCACTCGACATTAGCGATGTAATTACTGATGTCTGCCTCTAACATCGTCAAGTCCACAGACCAGCCCCCATAAGTCCAGGAGCCAAATTTGAGGTCACATTTCTGGATGTCAAAGGGGAACCAGCGGACGTCTATATAGCAGGTGCTCTTAAAGATTGctgatagggagagaaaatAAGGGAAGAGTGGTTACAGGAAGCAAAAAGTAGACTCATATGAGAGAGTGTAGTCATTCTCTCTTCGATAAAGGAAGCAGCGAGACACCTGAAAAGCAATAATTGTGCCACTAAAATAAGCAGCAGGAGATGTTTATTGTGAATGgtaataagagtaaaaaaaaacaaaaaagtaaaagcaGTCAGTAATTCTTCCAAAAGCAAGCATCACCTGAACTCCAATCTTAAATTACTCATGAAAACAATGCAGCTCTGCATGAAATTATCGTAATTTCCGGGGTATAAACCGTTACttatgctttgaaccctgcggcttatacagtgatgtggctcatttatggctaaaagaactacaattCCCATTATGCTTAAAGCGCAGCTTCAggaagaatgaatgaattggatgagtgaagtggacgctaatatcacgttttgaagtcttatgcagcgatcatgttttgatctgacaaatctgaagtaagtttgatctacagcttctgtttggattGCTTGGACTGTGGCAGATGTTGAACTCAGATGCAAGAAGCGCCTCATGACTCATCAATGGAGATAACGAGTGACACATGGAACATCGAGTGGATGTAGGATTGGAAAttttgtgtcaaaaaatccaccaTCACCAACGAGTTTCAAAAGGCTGAattactgcgtgatgaagaggacagctcaaGCTCACGGGCTTATTTGCATATGTGCATAGGTTACATatgcacaaatctttttttctttttttacatttagtgggtgcggcttacatatCGATGCGCTCTACAGTCCAGAAATGACAGTAACTGAAATATGGAGCAGACAAAATGAGCTATTATTTGCTTCTTAATGACAGACAAGTGTGAAGACATCCAAATGATTTGAAACCACAATTTATGACTAATGGCAATAAACATGGGCCAGTTCGTCTGACGGTacgataaccttgggcaaaaatatcacaactTCACTGGATTATAATTACATCGCTAAAATGCattatttgaaatatctttatgaTTCTGTTAAACAGTCATGtttaaacaatataatagaACATGACGGAAGTACAAgtagaacatccatccatccactttttatgccgcttgtcctcactagggtcgtggtatgctggagcctatcacagctgacttcgggtgagacgcggggtacaccctggactaatGGCTGGTCAGTCACAGGACTGACACATAAGAggcagacaaccattcacacagaaaatgccctaACTTTGTTGTGAGGCAGCAAAGTTAGGTGTTTCTGCAAACTATACGTGGTTATAAAAtggcagtttttcaaattcacaTCTATTGACTGTAAACATGTTAACATATCTTGCTGTAAATTTGTACATATTAATTGGTATATATTATGCATTATTACACAAAGTGAGCACTGAGCTTACCTGGAGGTAAGAATAAACAGCCTCCGGACTGGTTCACCAAAACGTTGGTGTGGTAGGTGGCATCAAATTTTTCATCTGCACTGTGGGCGACATGGAATCATAATCAGAAACCAGTAAGCAGCATACATTTGGATGAGCCACAAACCATCCAAATACACACCTAATTATTATATACAACCAAATGATTTGCATTTAGTTCTTTATACGCAATCAAAGAGTTTAGTTGGAGCTACTACTGAAACTGgaatgatttaaataaaaaaaatccttttagtGTCAAAGACTGGCAACACGAAACAATCAGTGTAGCTATCGCTCTCtcccttttttttactttgaatacaacaataatataaaataaaatagtctcCAAGATAATTTCAGAcacaatagtaataaaaaacaaaaaggttatGGTGGTAATTTCACCAAAACGCTTAAAGCATTATCATTAGATTTTGTACGTGTAAATATGTTAATATGTACTAGTATTGTATGGTGCGAGTGTCAGTGTGTGCTGGAGCGTGGTGACGTAGTTATGCGCGCTCTCGTTCACACGTTTCTGATGTGGACTAGGTAAGATGTAAAATGTGCTGTCGACCCGAAAGTTGCGTGAAATGTGTTCGTGGATTTGTTGTGCTGTCTCGTCGAtgactgtgttgtgttgtatgtTGCATTGTGGATGTCTAGTGAGATTTTCCCCCAACGTGTTTATTGTATTGTGTACTTTAAAACAATGGTGTGCTAACGAAGTGGAAGCTAGCTTTGCTAGCACGGGTCGGCTAGCGGCCATCTTTTCATGTCTGCACATATTTGATGTATTTGGTATCTCCTTGTGATTTCCTGGAGAGCCAGGAAATGCATGGAGGAGCACACAGCTCATGTATTGTATGTTCCACACAGGTATGATGTCATTGCTGCACCAGCTGtacattttgttctttattttataaagtTCAGTATTGTGTGCGCCATGTGCTGTATTCTCGTGAGTACTCTCTGCACGTTTCTGATGTGGAAGAGGAGAACCAGGAAATGCATGAAGGAGCACACAGCTCATGTATGTTTCAAGCAGAAATAAAAGACATCAAAGACCATCATGACTCCCTTCTTTATAACCCACCAGAACACAACGCAGAGGAAACTAAGGCGGGTTACTCTTGTGCCGTGACCTGCGGATGCAGCTGGAGATTGATGCCGTCTCGATCGCCGTGGGATGCTCACCATAGTCGGCTACTTTTCTGATCATTTGCTGTGACATATAtgaagatatatattttttcctggTTTCTCTGTGTATATATAATCATACAAGTCTGATTATAACCATAGACATGTCTGTGCTAAGGGGTGGAGTCGATGACGGGGAATGTAAATTGCTCTGATATGGGATTTGGAATAGGGTGGTTCCTAAGGGGTGGTGTCTAGTCTCCTGAAGTGGGTGGGTTGAGTGCCCCGAGATTTAATTCCACACCTGTTCAAAGTTCCCCTTGTGACCAGCAGAGCGATCATGTGAGCGCTTGAAGCAGAGCACCTGTAATGTTGAACTGAGTACCCTCATCAGTGATTTGGCTAATGAGATTTGAAGGTTGACCAGAGGGAGGGCGAGGCCGTGTTGACGTTTTGTGGGGTTTCGTTTtttagaaggcatttttgtgatgcaaatgtttgaaccttttgaacgcatattgtttctagaagccaaactctttacttaattgtccccaacaactaagcggaactacgttcttcatcacagaaatctgactaCAGCTGGAcctaggagaccaagtggggagtAAGTCattgttattggactacaatgctgatggggatgtcatacaacttcatgtcaaaaatccgaactatccctttaacacacCTAAGGACCACTGCTAACTTTTTAACAGGTGGTTAACTGTCAAGATGGAGTTTGTGGCTAACGCTGCCTTCATGATGCCATACTGTCATGTCTCCTCCTTAGGTGCATTGCTGATGTCTAGGGAATACATGTgtaaatacaaagagaatcaataataaaaaatatacaaatgtagtcatattctttttacatttcatcattgtctttgtttttttcaatttggccTAACTGCacaacacgagataggaaggcactccagcgggtgatcaagacctcacagcacattgttggggcagccctcccctcactgcaagacatttatactgtaaaactagagtcctgttaagaacaaacaacctcatcaaggacagcacacatccacaacactcattattcacactcctaccgtcaagcagacgctacaggagtttgaagtccaggaccacaaggctggcaaacagcttttacccacaggacatcaggcttctcaaagaagcactcacacacgccgcacgcaacacacgcacacactcataacactttatttatttatttattggtattaatgtctcttctgttcttgttgcttaatttaagtattttccgtgtttattgccatgctcaaacttttccaaacgtagtctctgcagttggaactgaattttcttgtcagtaatttcttttaagtctagtttcagtttccttaggttacttagaatatgctcatcttgtgagtcagcatgagctgcttcgatgatttggatttttttctccaactctgattctagtaatctctctttcgttttcttatatgatgaacatgaaatgttttttccgcgcattactgcttttgctgcctcccacagaatactagccgagacaccgggttggtcattgaagtctaaaaacattgtccactctctttcaaagtattttaggaagtctgagtcttttagtaatgatgtatttaatctccagcatctagtaggagcgctcatagtttggttagtgagaaaaagagagactggggcgtgatcactaatggtgatagggtgtatgtgaatgtttgaaatgtcagaTATGATTGAgatgcttgtcaaaaagtagtcaatacgagagtaggtgtggtgcactggtgagaaataagtatattccctgtgtTAGGTgaaagagcgccaagcatcacaaagaccaaaatcattcatgtatttcttcgatgttgattgagactcacgatgtctcccagctgggctagacctgtccacttctggattaaacactaagttgaggtcccctcccaagatcatacttgtatccaaatgtgcagagagagaagaaaaggcgGCATGAAAGAAGGAGTGGTCGTCAACATTAGGACCATTTATGTTgacaatgcagaaatgtacattatcaacagatatgttcattattatatatctcccttctgtgtctgtaatagtgttgtggcgtgtaaaattcaccctctTGTTAAACGACccctctctgtgtggagttgtaacttgctaaatatgtgtgtgggaactgtggtgagtgaagtgtatggacagctgacttaGACATGTaagtctcttgtaataagacaatgtctgcttgggtgttcttcaaatgattaaaaatgttttgtcttttttctatcgacccaactcccctgacattccaagtgacaaactgtagtgagttcatcctacactagcttttggtgatgtgtatgtaaacaagatcaaatgtgaagtatgtgtacctggaagtaaaaatcatgggagtatatacagtacatttaaatgtatgcttaatttgtacataggcaaagtgtaacatagtaatcctgaatgaactaagacaactaaagtgaggacgtgatgtgggtttatgcataagtgagatgagcgtgcttgtgagtagttgtgatatccGTATCAATAGTggaatatgatgtgtatgtgtagaagaatgcgtgcacgtgtgtgtatttgtgtgaatagcttgaatttggttgggtttggactttgagggtgtatgatgtcactgtgaagagatgctgatgaaggagacagctggcagacaagaggatatgtgacaatatgaggaggggagaaaacgtgagacagaggggggaatagaagaggaagaaagagaagaagaagaaaaaaaggacaaaaaagaagaaaggctgtgcatacatacagtgggatagagagagaaaaaaaagtgtgggggggggtaaagtgggagcagacagtaacatgcaaatgctacaagtgtgcgcgctgcgagatagaaagaaaagttacctggttgagatagatcattagttaccatatcaatacagccacggtgttacttcccggtcgcggtaaagttgtcctttgacgaagagtttatccaccgtgatgacagctcGGCATCCCTCGTTAATGAACTTCCTCCGAACAGGGAATAGGCGTCTGCGCCTGTCGAGGATTTCTCGGGGGAATTGATCGTTGATGCTGAAGTCCGTCCCCTTCAGCTCCCGGCCTCGGCCCTTCAcctgttccttctgcttgaaatgttcaaatttcgccacgatgggtctcggcctacggttctctggcttcttgTCTCCCAGGCGGTGAACgcggtgaaaagtgatgttttggatggcgtccgctgggagtttgagttgttgcgccatgaaggccctcaccgATTCTTCCGGGAcctcctcagatttttcgggAATTCCCGCGAAGACCAGATTGTCCCTCATGCTCTGGGCCTGGAGGTCTAAGATCGTCTCCTTCTTGGTCTTATTTTCTTGGACGAGTTGTGAAACTCCGTCAGTGAGGGACTTAACCGAGTCGCAGAGGGTGGCGTTCTCCGTAACCAAGGAGACGATCTGGTTTTGGCTGAATTCCAGAGATTCACGGATGGCCTGGAATTCTTTGTGAAGCACTTCGACGAGAGCGAGGCAGCCCTCCAAGCAAATCAGCCTCTTATCGATGGACTCAAGGATGTCTCTGATGTCAGTGCCTGGCGGAGATATTTCTCCAGGTGAGTCCTCCGTGCGGCTCCACTTGGGGTTTGGTGTCTTGGTTGATTTTCCCATAACTACGCGTTCGAAGCACCCGTCGATGTACTCCTCCACATCTTCCAGTTTTTGGCTTGGTTAGGCATTTAAGGTGTTTATGCTGGTTTTGTGTCGAGATACTTTGCGAATGTTTAAGTAGTtgagtttgtctttttttttccagagcgcTATGTTCCGCTTGTCTGTATTCCGCGCGTCACGCACACTCTCGCGAGATTACAGCATTACGTCACTTCCCCTCCCCTctcttaaatatttttatttgacgcAACCTCTGGCTATGTTCTTTGGTTTCTGttatttgtatacatttttgtaattaataaagattgttaaaaaaacaaactacataGCCACTGCAAGCAGGAATCGTGTAATCATGTATGGGCTAGTCATCCTGGCAGAATCTTTTgcctttgtcattactaaatgcaatgacaaaaagcaaatggaaaagacatagacaaaacaggaacagcgacgccaaaatggaaaaaacaaagacaatacagaaaaaacaatgacaaaatggaaaaagaatatgactaaaGCGCAACCCTTCTCGGCCACAGCGGGTGGCTTTTtcccgctctatactcccgAGCTCCGTGGCAGCGTGGAGGCTGCTCGGATTCACCTCGCCCGCACATGGCAGGTGGCTAGCCCCCCACTCCAGAGCGTACAGTGATGTTGGCGTTCTCTAATCTAATCATTAAATGCAGAGCATCGTAGTGAAGTGtgtttgctgtgaatcataGTCACACTAGCACCAACAGTTatcatggtgagatatgtttattgtattcagcatacagtgtgggtggtcaggaagtgagctaaacaAAAGATGTAAAACACATGGCcgtatgtggacagcacactgcattatcaaactttattcaacttttggaatcaaccgttgtcccatctatttttttttaccatcactctatatttgttttcagcacagtATCACTATACtacttttactattattattattattatttacaatgagttaatagttgtagcccatcattcatg
The sequence above is a segment of the Dunckerocampus dactyliophorus isolate RoL2022-P2 chromosome 3, RoL_Ddac_1.1, whole genome shotgun sequence genome. Coding sequences within it:
- the LOC129178322 gene encoding uncharacterized protein LOC129178322 → MGKSTKTPNPKWSRTEDSPGEISPPGTDIRDILESIDKRLICLEGCLALVEVLHKEFQAIRESLEFSQNQIVSLVTENATLCDSVKSLTDGVSQLVQENKTKKETILDLQAQSMRDNLVFAGIPEKSEEVPEESVRAFMAQQLKLPADAIQNITFHRVHRLGDKKPENRRPRPIVAKFEHFKQKEQVKGRGRELKGTDFSINDQFPREILDRRRRLFPVRRKFINEGCRAVITVDKLFVKGQLYRDREVTPWLY